In Lodderomyces elongisporus chromosome 2, complete sequence, the following proteins share a genomic window:
- the HOM6 gene encoding Homoserine dehydrogenase (BUSCO:EOG09263483) encodes MVKSVNVAIIGSGVVGSAFINQLNNLKSKIAYNVVYLARSSKEALYNKDYKPVDLASYKTASAEPVLGLDDLVVYLKGAHKPTILVDNTSNETIANYYPTFIKEGISIATPNKKAFSSSLKIWNDIFTNAEQDGAGLVYHESTVGAGLPIIGPLKDLVLTGDKVETIEGIFSGTLSYIFNEFSTPEKAEKVNFSDIVTKAKNLGYTEPDPRDDLNGLDVARKVTILARISGFEVESPTSFPVESLIPKPLESVASADEFLQKLPEYDSEIQKVKDEAFAEGKVLRFIGKVDFKNNKVSVEIGKYPFDHPFASLKGSDNVVAIKTDRYPNPLIIQGAGAGAEVTAHGVLADTVKIAERIAN; translated from the coding sequence atGGTTAAATCGGTCAATGTTGCCATTATTGGCTcaggtgttgttggttcaGCTTTTATCAACCAATTGAACAACttgaaaagtaaaatcGCATACAATGTTGTCTACTTGGCCAGATCATCAAAGGAGGCACTTTACAATAAAGACTACAAACCAGTCGATTTAGCAAGCTATAAAACTGCTTCAGCAGAACCAGTATTGGGCTTGGATGATTTAGTAGTTTACTTAAAAGGTGCTCATAAACCAACTATTCTTGTTGATAATACTTCAAACGAAACCATTGCAAACTACTATCCTACTTTTATTAAGGAAGGAATCTCAATTGCTACCCCTAACAAAAAGGCTTTCTCCTCTTCATTGAAGATTTGGAATGATATTTTTACAAATGCCGAGCAAGATGGTGCTGGACTTGTGTACCATGAGTCAACTGTGGGCGCGGGTTTACCCATCATTGGTCCATTAAAGGATTTAGTTTTGACTGGTGATAAAGTTGAAACTATTGAAGGTATCTTTTCCGGAACCTTATCTTATATCTTTAATGAGTTCTCTACTCCAGAGAAAGCCGAGAAAGTCAACTTTTCCGATATTGTTACCAAGGCAAAGAACTTGGGCTACACCGAACCAGACCCTAGAGACGATTTAAACGGGTTGGATGTTGCTAGAAAAGTTACAATTTTGGCACGTATCTCTGGCTTTGAAGTCGAGAGCCCAACGAGTTTTCCGGTTGAGAGTTTGATTCCTAAACCATTAGAATCAGTTGCTAGTGCTGACGaatttttacaaaaattaCCAGAATATGACTCCGAAATTCAAAAAGTTAAGGACGAAGCCTTTGCCGAGGGTAAAGTGTTGAGGTTCATTGGAAAAGTCGActtcaagaacaacaaggtATCAGTTGAGATTGGAAAGTACCCATTCGATCATCCATTTGCGTCATTGAAAGGAAGTGACAATGTTGTTGCCATCAAAACAGACAGATACCCTAACCCATTGATTATCCAGGGTGCAGGTGCAGGTGCAGAGGTTACAGCCCATGGTGTCTTGGCTGATACTGTAAAGATTGCTGAAAGAATTGCTAACTGA